The nucleotide sequence TTGGCTCTACCCACCCTACTTCAACCTTGGGTTGGTGACTTTCATTCGCCGCTTGATGCGCTCTTCCACGCTCAGTTCGCAGATCTCGTCCGCCTCGAAGATATCGCCGCCCACCGGTGTGCCATCGGCACGATGATACAGGTCCAGCAGCATCTGCCGGCGGTCATCCGCCAGCTCACGCAACAGCACGATCATGATCATGAACAGGACGATGGCAAACGGCAGCGCCACCAGCAGCGACGCCGACTGCAGTCCGCGCAGGCCACTGGCGGCAATCAGCGTGATGCAGATGGCGGAGATCAGCACACCCCAGCTCAGGCGTTTGTACAGCGGTGGGTCCAGCGATCCTTCATCGGTCATCTGCGCGACGATATAGGTCGCGGAATCCGCCGAGGTCACCAGGAAAGTAAAAATCAGGAACAGCGAAATGCTCGACAGGAACAGCGAGCCGGGCAGCGCGTCGTACATCGCGAACAGGCCACTGGCCACGTCATCCGCCACAGCAGACGCCAGTGGTGCCACCGCGTTGGTTTCCAGGAACAGCGCATAGCCCCCGAAAATGGCGATCCAGATGCAGGCAAACAGCGGCGGCACCACCATCACGCCGATCACGAATTCCTGAATGGTACGGCCACGGGAAATCCGCGCGATAAAGGTGCCCACGAACGGCGACCAGGCAATCACCCAGGCCCAATAGAACACCGTGAATTCATTCATCCAGCCGCTCTTGTCAGCCGGTGGCAGGGTCAAACTCAGCTCGATGAAATTGCCCAGGTAACCGGCCATGCCGTTGACGAAACCGTCAATGATGTACACGGTCGGCCCGGTCACCAGCAGGTACAGCATCAGCAGCAGCGCCACCCCCACGTTCAGGTTGCTGAGCCATTTGATGCCGCGATCCAGGCCGGAATAGGACGACACCGTGTAGACCGCAAACATGGCGCCCAGAATAGCCAGCTTGGTCCAGAACGTACTCGGCAGGCCAAACACACTGCTCATGCCGCTGTTGATCTGCAGCACGCCCAGGCCGATGGAGGTGGCGATGCCCATCACCGTGGCCACCACCGCCAGCACGTCCAGCGCGTTGAGAATCGGCTTCTGGTAGCGCACCTTGCGCAGCACCGGCTCGACCATGTTCGAGACCAGGCCGGGACGGTCCTTGCGGAACTGGAAAAACGCGATGATCAGCCCCACCAGCGCAAACGCCGCCCATTGATTGACGCCCCAGTGGAAAAAGCTGTAACGCATCGCCAGCTCCACCGCTTCCGGCGAAGA is from Isoalcanivorax pacificus W11-5 and encodes:
- a CDS encoding BCCT family transporter, encoding MLARQRVYLISASIIILLVIAGAIWPAQFAATAGLILDRLSYYFGWFYLLAIFVFIVFLLFLAFGRYGKTRLGPQDSTPDYSFFSWISMLLSAGFGVGLVFYGMAEPMQHYLTPPHALAEASSPEAVELAMRYSFFHWGVNQWAAFALVGLIIAFFQFRKDRPGLVSNMVEPVLRKVRYQKPILNALDVLAVVATVMGIATSIGLGVLQINSGMSSVFGLPSTFWTKLAILGAMFAVYTVSSYSGLDRGIKWLSNLNVGVALLLMLYLLVTGPTVYIIDGFVNGMAGYLGNFIELSLTLPPADKSGWMNEFTVFYWAWVIAWSPFVGTFIARISRGRTIQEFVIGVMVVPPLFACIWIAIFGGYALFLETNAVAPLASAVADDVASGLFAMYDALPGSLFLSSISLFLIFTFLVTSADSATYIVAQMTDEGSLDPPLYKRLSWGVLISAICITLIAASGLRGLQSASLLVALPFAIVLFMIMIVLLRELADDRRQMLLDLYHRADGTPVGGDIFEADEICELSVEERIKRRMKVTNPRLK